Proteins found in one Carcharodon carcharias isolate sCarCar2 chromosome 8, sCarCar2.pri, whole genome shotgun sequence genomic segment:
- the LOC121281134 gene encoding surfeit locus protein 4-like yields MGNSDIMGAAEDIADQFLRMTKHYLPHLARLCLISTFLEDGIRMWFQWNEQRDYIEATWNCGYFLATCFVLTNLLGQLGGCILILSRNFVQYACFGLFGIIGLQTVAYSILWDLKFLMRNLALGGGLLLLLAESRSEGKSMFAGVPTISESSPKQYMQLGGRVLLILMFMTLLHFNASFFSIIQNVVGTGLIVLVAIGFKTKLAALTLVIWLFSLNLYFNAFWTIPAYKPMHDFLKYDFFQSMSVIGGLLLVVALGPGGVSMDEKKKEW; encoded by the exons TTTCTGCGGATGACCAAACATTACCTGCCTCACCTAGCCCGCCTGTGTCTAATAAGCACCTTTCTGGAGGACGGGATTCGCATGTGGTTTCAGTGGAATGAACAGCGGGATTATATCGAGGCAACCTGGAATTGTGGCTATTTCCTAGCTACCTGCTTTGTACTGACCAATCTCTTGGGGCAGTTAG GTGGATGCATCCTGATATTAAGTAGAAATTTTGTACAATATGCCTGCTTTGGACTGTTTGGAATTATAGGATTGCAG ACTGTCGCCTACAGTATTTTATGGGATTTGAAGTTCCTGATGAG gaaCCTTGCCCTTGGAGGtggcttgctgctgctgttggctgagtCCAGGTCAGAAGGTAAAAGCATGTTTGCTGGTGTTCCAACAATCAGCGAGAGCTCACCGAAACAGTACATGCAGCTGGGGGGTCGCGTTCTGCTCATCCTGATGTTCATGACCTTGCTGCATTTTAATGCCAGCTTCTTCTCG ATTATCCAGAATGTGGTGGGAACAGGTTTGATTGTCTTGGTGGCGATCGGCTTCAAAACTAAGCTGGCGGCGCTGACCCTGGTCATCTGGCTCTTCAGTCTCAACCTCTACTTCAACGCCTTCTGGACAATCCCGGCCTACAAACCCATGCACGACTTCCTGAAATACGACTTCTTCCAGAGCATGTCTGTGATTGGGGGGTTGCTGCTTGTGGTTGCCCTTGGCCCTGGTGGCGTTTCAATGGACGAGAAGAAGAAAGAGTGGTGA